The following coding sequences are from one Devosia neptuniae window:
- a CDS encoding LysR family transcriptional regulator gives MDLLALTDFNLVARHGGFGKAARATGRPKATLSRRVAELEASLGLRLFERGSRAPKLTEEGKALHERTGPLLTEIDETAAAIASGGDRPRGNLRISAPLNFSQIAMGKLAAGFALRYPEVRLDVTAENRAVDMIEEGYDLTIRVNPPADLSLVGRVFLHDRIVIVASPKVVRPRDGSPAPAVVWGPDRELAGWSVKSKVGAARIAFTPALSLSSLSMVRDAAVMGAGAARLPVSLVSHDLADGRLVHWADVDGPETVLWALYPSRRLLNARVAAFIDYLKEAFPTGAPEELAAFIRT, from the coding sequence ATGGACCTGCTTGCACTCACTGACTTCAACCTGGTCGCCCGGCATGGCGGCTTCGGCAAAGCTGCGCGCGCGACGGGCCGCCCCAAGGCGACACTGTCACGGCGGGTGGCTGAACTGGAGGCGAGCCTGGGCCTACGCCTGTTCGAGCGTGGCTCGCGGGCGCCCAAGCTCACCGAGGAGGGCAAGGCCCTGCATGAGCGGACCGGCCCCTTGCTGACTGAGATTGACGAGACGGCTGCGGCGATTGCCTCGGGCGGCGACAGGCCACGCGGCAATCTGCGGATCAGTGCGCCGCTGAACTTCTCGCAAATTGCGATGGGCAAGCTCGCAGCAGGCTTCGCCCTCAGATATCCCGAGGTTCGGCTGGATGTGACGGCGGAAAATCGCGCCGTGGACATGATCGAGGAGGGGTATGACCTAACCATTCGCGTCAACCCACCTGCGGACCTGAGCCTGGTCGGGCGGGTGTTCCTGCATGACCGGATCGTTATCGTGGCCAGCCCGAAGGTGGTGCGGCCGCGCGACGGCAGCCCTGCCCCCGCTGTCGTATGGGGCCCGGATCGCGAGCTTGCTGGGTGGAGCGTCAAATCGAAGGTAGGGGCAGCGAGGATCGCATTCACCCCGGCGCTCAGCCTGTCATCGCTCAGCATGGTTCGTGATGCGGCCGTAATGGGCGCAGGCGCCGCACGGCTGCCGGTATCGCTGGTCAGCCATGATCTGGCCGATGGCCGCTTGGTGCATTGGGCAGATGTGGACGGCCCGGAGACGGTTTTGTGGGCGCTCTACCCGTCGCGACGTCTGTTGAACGCGCGGGTGGCCGCCTTTATCGACTATTTGAAAGAGGCTTTTCCGACGGGCGCTCCCGAAGAGCTGGCGGCCTTTATCCGCACTTGA
- a CDS encoding SDR family oxidoreductase has protein sequence MTILVTGATGTVGRNVVEQLIKRGADISALVRDPSKANLPAGVATIKGDLLDVDSLRAAFSGVSTLFLLNPVAPDEFTQALIALNLAREAGIERIVYLSVIHSDVYVNVPHFAGKFSVERMLEQMGFNATILRPAYFINNDLSVKDVVLAHGLYPMPIGDKGLAMVDARDLGEIAAIELLRRERSSTPLPLERINVVGPDILTGTDVAAIWSTALGRIIHFGGNDTAAFEQSLRNYAPGWMALDMRLMAERFLVDGMLPSAGDVERLTGMLGRPLRSYRDFASEIAASA, from the coding sequence ATGACCATCCTCGTTACCGGCGCGACCGGAACCGTCGGCCGCAATGTCGTCGAACAGCTTATCAAACGCGGCGCCGATATAAGTGCGCTCGTCCGCGACCCATCGAAGGCCAACCTTCCGGCCGGCGTGGCCACAATCAAGGGCGACCTGCTCGATGTCGATTCCTTGCGCGCCGCCTTCTCGGGCGTGTCCACGCTGTTCCTGCTCAATCCCGTAGCACCCGACGAATTTACCCAGGCGCTGATCGCCCTCAATCTGGCCCGCGAAGCCGGGATCGAGCGGATTGTCTATCTCTCGGTGATCCACAGCGATGTCTATGTGAATGTGCCCCATTTTGCCGGCAAGTTCAGCGTCGAGCGCATGCTTGAGCAGATGGGCTTCAACGCCACCATCCTGCGCCCCGCCTACTTCATCAACAACGATCTTTCGGTGAAGGACGTGGTGCTCGCTCATGGCCTCTATCCGATGCCGATCGGCGACAAAGGCCTCGCCATGGTGGACGCGCGCGATCTCGGTGAAATCGCCGCCATCGAGCTGCTGCGGCGCGAGCGGTCCAGCACCCCGCTTCCCCTCGAGCGGATCAACGTGGTTGGTCCCGATATCCTGACCGGCACCGATGTGGCCGCCATCTGGTCCACTGCGCTCGGGCGCATCATCCATTTCGGCGGCAACGACACCGCAGCGTTCGAACAAAGCCTCCGCAATTATGCTCCCGGCTGGATGGCGCTGGATATGCGGCTGATGGCCGAGCGCTTTCTGGTCGACGGCATGCTGCCAAGTGCAGGCGATGTCGAGCGCCTCACCGGCATGCTGGGCCGTCCTTTGCGCTCCTATCGCGATTTCGCCTCCGAGATCGCTGCTTCGGCATAG
- a CDS encoding SDR family NAD(P)-dependent oxidoreductase, translated as MNRLNGKTAVITGGATGIGLAAAKRFIEEGAFVFIFGRRQDALDAAVAELGPNARAVQGSVADLADLDRLYAAVKAERGSLDIVFANAGAGSQLALGKITAEHIDDIFDTNVKGTIFTVQQALPLMGRGGSIILTGSSAGTTGAPAFGAYGASKAAVRNLARSWAEDLKGTGIRVNVLTPGSIATELAREALGEEGMKAFAAMNPLQRMADPSEAGAVAAFLASPDSSFMTGSEVAVDGGLAQV; from the coding sequence ATGAACAGACTGAATGGAAAGACCGCCGTGATCACCGGCGGCGCTACCGGCATCGGCCTGGCCGCGGCAAAGCGCTTTATCGAGGAAGGCGCCTTCGTCTTCATCTTCGGCCGCCGGCAGGACGCGCTTGATGCTGCCGTGGCCGAGCTGGGCCCCAATGCCCGGGCGGTGCAGGGCTCGGTCGCCGATCTGGCCGATCTCGACCGGCTCTATGCGGCGGTGAAGGCGGAGCGCGGAAGCCTCGACATCGTCTTTGCCAATGCCGGAGCCGGAAGCCAGCTGGCGCTCGGCAAGATCACTGCCGAGCATATCGACGACATCTTCGACACCAATGTGAAGGGTACGATCTTCACGGTCCAGCAGGCGCTGCCGCTGATGGGCCGGGGCGGTTCGATCATCCTGACCGGATCGAGCGCCGGCACGACGGGCGCTCCGGCCTTTGGCGCTTATGGGGCAAGCAAGGCGGCAGTGCGCAATCTGGCGCGGAGCTGGGCGGAGGACCTGAAGGGCACCGGCATAAGGGTAAACGTGCTGACGCCCGGCTCGATTGCGACCGAACTTGCAAGGGAAGCGCTGGGCGAGGAGGGCATGAAGGCCTTCGCCGCGATGAATCCGCTCCAGCGCATGGCCGATCCGTCGGAGGCCGGGGCGGTGGCTGCCTTTCTCGCATCGCCGGACAGCAGCTTCATGACCGGCAGCGAGGTCGCCGTCGATGGCGGCCTGGCGCAAGTCTGA
- a CDS encoding LysR family transcriptional regulator produces the protein MIDWDDVRFFLAVARSGSVRSAAERLKVNHTTVLRRISQLEGRLGARLFEKKPAGYQLTGSGHDVLALAEEMELSSSRLEGLVWGRDEGIGGPLVVAMAQTIATHLLMPDFAEFCRRHPEVELTILSSEAKVNLTNREADVALRVVLDREALPLNLHGLQGPELRIGAYLSSSLLEQWTAGALQHVRWVSKGTDRAPDWALCGEIPIEGLFCAPETSTHLAALRQGLGIGLLPRFVGDAEPDLVRAPATLNGSHGALWILSQGETRRTKRVRLFIDFISQRLAEHAPRLLGPDPEIAPKPELKKK, from the coding sequence GTGATCGATTGGGACGATGTGCGCTTTTTTCTCGCGGTCGCGCGAAGCGGATCGGTGCGATCCGCAGCCGAGCGGCTCAAGGTCAACCACACCACGGTGCTGCGCCGCATTTCGCAACTCGAGGGGCGATTGGGCGCGCGGCTGTTCGAGAAAAAGCCGGCCGGGTATCAACTGACCGGCTCGGGCCACGACGTCCTGGCCCTGGCCGAGGAGATGGAATTGTCCTCGAGTCGGCTCGAGGGCCTGGTCTGGGGGCGGGACGAAGGCATTGGCGGCCCACTGGTCGTCGCAATGGCCCAGACCATAGCCACGCACCTGCTAATGCCCGATTTTGCCGAATTCTGCCGGCGCCATCCCGAGGTGGAACTGACCATCCTGTCCTCGGAAGCCAAGGTGAACCTGACCAATCGCGAGGCCGACGTAGCGCTTCGCGTTGTGCTCGACCGCGAAGCGCTGCCACTTAACCTGCATGGCCTGCAGGGTCCGGAACTGCGCATCGGCGCCTATCTGTCCAGTTCATTGCTCGAACAATGGACCGCAGGCGCGCTGCAGCACGTGAGGTGGGTATCCAAAGGGACTGATCGGGCTCCTGATTGGGCGCTCTGCGGCGAAATCCCGATCGAAGGCCTGTTCTGCGCCCCCGAAACCAGTACTCACCTCGCCGCCCTTCGCCAGGGATTGGGCATCGGTCTGCTGCCCCGTTTCGTAGGAGACGCCGAGCCGGACCTCGTGCGTGCGCCCGCCACGCTCAACGGCTCGCACGGCGCCCTGTGGATTCTCTCCCAAGGCGAAACCCGGCGCACCAAACGAGTGCGCCTCTTCATCGACTTCATCTCCCAACGCCTAGCCGAACACGCCCCCCGCCTGCTGGGGCCGGATCCCGAAATCGCGCCGAAGCCCGAGCTTAAGAAGAAGTGA
- a CDS encoding NADPH-dependent F420 reductase codes for MSFAIIGAGRIGQALAKAFARKDIAVSLASRTSPAQLAELTRSLGTQVTPVSLSDAVAADTILLAIPFWAHREVAQILTDWTGKTLIDVSNAHGVDPSELGGLPSSAVVANAFAGAKLVKGFNHLVASVLAQDPAVPGGRRVVFLSSDHPPASERVRHLAERLGFAPVELGGLAEGGLLVQARGTNWGPLIFQDLAKAEQR; via the coding sequence ATGAGCTTTGCCATTATCGGGGCCGGACGTATCGGCCAGGCGCTCGCCAAGGCGTTTGCGCGCAAGGATATCGCGGTGAGCCTGGCGAGCAGGACATCGCCGGCGCAATTGGCCGAACTGACCCGGTCGCTGGGAACGCAGGTGACGCCCGTTTCACTGAGCGACGCGGTCGCGGCGGACACGATCTTGCTGGCCATCCCGTTCTGGGCGCATCGCGAGGTGGCGCAAATCCTCACGGACTGGACCGGCAAGACGCTGATCGACGTCAGCAATGCCCATGGCGTGGACCCCAGTGAGTTGGGCGGGCTGCCGTCCTCGGCCGTGGTGGCCAATGCCTTTGCCGGCGCGAAACTGGTCAAGGGCTTCAACCATCTGGTGGCTTCTGTGCTGGCGCAGGACCCGGCAGTGCCGGGCGGCCGCCGCGTGGTGTTTCTGTCGAGCGATCATCCGCCGGCCAGCGAGCGCGTTCGGCACCTGGCGGAGCGGCTTGGTTTTGCGCCCGTGGAACTGGGCGGATTGGCGGAAGGCGGACTGCTGGTGCAGGCCAGGGGCACGAATTGGGGACCGCTCATCTTCCAGGATCTCGCCAAGGCCGAGCAGCGGTGA